The Desulfovibrio sp. TomC genome includes a window with the following:
- a CDS encoding sigma-54-dependent transcriptional regulator encodes MAHILVIDDDAFFREFLGRLLAAEGHETARAASVAEADGLARAAEFDLVFLDVRLPDGSGLDLLPRLRVLPSEPEVIIITGAGDPDGAELAILSGAWDYIEKSASQEALRLACLRALRFREKKQDALPVRRPGIIGGGPAMERALRQLGRAARSQANVLLVGETGTGKELFARAIHDNSSRAKADFVIVDCAGLQETIMASELFGHRRGAFTGASGDKPGLLARADGGTLFLDEISELSLEMQKGFLRLLEGHTYRPLGENREIQVDFRLVCASNRDLAAMVAAGTFREDLFYRIRAVTITPPPLREMADDLPDIAEFHLTRICRAGKLPLTQLSGELLELFAGYDWPGNVRELVHVLEALMTAAPLEPELLPSHLPREARARLVRSRAARARPAKGPTDPGPLCRMIDAPSDGAHLDWESYKRQAHDRVERAYLEHLLGVSGGDVRTAMNRSGLSQSRLYGLLRKHGLTLR; translated from the coding sequence ATGGCGCACATCCTGGTCATCGACGACGACGCCTTTTTCCGGGAATTCCTGGGTCGCCTGTTGGCTGCCGAGGGCCACGAAACCGCCCGGGCCGCCTCGGTGGCCGAGGCCGACGGGCTGGCCCGGGCCGCGGAATTCGATCTGGTCTTTCTCGACGTGCGTCTGCCCGATGGGTCGGGCCTGGACCTGCTGCCCAGACTGCGCGTCCTGCCAAGCGAACCTGAAGTGATCATCATCACCGGCGCCGGCGACCCGGACGGCGCTGAACTGGCCATTTTGAGCGGGGCCTGGGATTATATCGAAAAATCCGCCAGCCAGGAGGCCCTGCGTCTGGCCTGTCTGCGCGCGTTGCGCTTTCGTGAGAAAAAACAGGACGCCCTGCCTGTGCGCCGCCCCGGCATCATCGGCGGCGGCCCGGCCATGGAGCGGGCCTTGCGCCAGCTTGGCCGGGCGGCCAGAAGCCAGGCCAATGTCCTGCTCGTTGGCGAGACCGGCACCGGCAAAGAGCTTTTTGCCCGGGCCATCCACGACAACAGCTCCCGGGCCAAGGCCGATTTCGTCATTGTGGACTGTGCCGGCCTCCAGGAAACCATCATGGCCAGCGAACTGTTCGGCCATCGCCGGGGGGCGTTTACCGGCGCGTCCGGGGACAAGCCCGGCCTCTTGGCCAGGGCCGACGGCGGCACCTTGTTTCTGGACGAGATCAGCGAGCTGTCCCTTGAGATGCAAAAAGGCTTTTTGCGCTTGCTGGAAGGCCACACCTATCGCCCGCTGGGCGAAAACCGCGAGATCCAGGTCGATTTCCGGCTGGTGTGCGCCAGCAACCGTGATCTGGCCGCCATGGTCGCGGCCGGGACCTTCCGCGAGGACCTCTTTTACCGCATCCGGGCCGTGACCATCACCCCGCCGCCGCTGCGCGAAATGGCCGACGATCTGCCGGATATCGCCGAATTCCACCTCACCCGCATCTGCCGGGCCGGCAAGCTGCCCCTGACTCAGCTCTCGGGCGAACTCCTGGAACTGTTTGCCGGCTACGACTGGCCGGGCAACGTGCGCGAACTGGTGCACGTGCTGGAAGCGCTCATGACGGCCGCGCCGCTTGAACCGGAGCTCCTGCCGTCGCATCTGCCCCGCGAGGCCCGGGCCCGCTTGGTGCGCTCCCGGGCTGCCCGCGCCCGGCCCGCCAAAGGGCCGACGGATCCCGGCCCCTTGTGCCGCATGATCGACGCCCCAAGCGACGGTGCACACCTGGATTGGGAATCCTACAAGCGCCAAGCCCACGACCGGGTGGAGCGCGCCTACCTCGAACACCTCCTTGGCGTCAGCGGCGGCGATGTCCGCACGGCCATGAACCGCTCGGGCTTAAGCCAGTCGCGCCTCTACGGCCTTTTGCGCAAACACGGCCTGACTCTGCGTTAA
- a CDS encoding response regulator: MDVSSPAQDLPSLTVLVVDDNDVNRIYMLHLLRKNGHTPIPAVDGRQALEVAASQPVDCILMDIQLPDMDGLTVTRAIREGRCSPANSPQVPILALTAFAMPGDRERCLAAGMNAHVPKPVRGQDLFAAISQILPPPRPVAALEPALLDLSEFSRKGRQEFAAELLALFLELAEPKGLALAEAISRGDANAALGLAHDLAGMAGPIRAERLGLAMRALQEACRRGDVAACRQGHIQAKLELAAVLAVVRAHPYLIQDA; this comes from the coding sequence ATGGATGTTTCGAGTCCGGCTCAGGACCTGCCTTCCCTGACCGTGCTTGTCGTCGACGATAACGACGTCAACCGGATCTACATGCTCCACCTGCTGCGCAAAAACGGCCACACCCCGATCCCGGCGGTCGACGGCAGGCAGGCCCTGGAAGTCGCGGCGTCCCAGCCCGTGGACTGCATTCTCATGGACATCCAGCTGCCCGACATGGACGGCCTGACCGTGACCCGGGCCATCCGCGAGGGCCGATGCTCCCCGGCCAACTCGCCGCAGGTGCCCATTTTGGCCCTCACCGCCTTTGCCATGCCGGGCGACCGGGAACGCTGTCTGGCGGCCGGCATGAACGCCCATGTGCCCAAACCGGTACGCGGCCAGGACCTGTTTGCCGCAATCAGCCAAATCCTGCCCCCGCCCCGGCCGGTCGCTGCCCTCGAACCGGCCCTTCTTGATCTGTCGGAATTTTCCCGGAAAGGACGCCAGGAGTTCGCTGCCGAACTCTTGGCGCTGTTCCTGGAACTGGCCGAACCCAAGGGACTGGCCCTGGCCGAGGCCATCTCCCGGGGCGATGCCAACGCCGCCCTGGGTCTGGCCCACGACCTGGCCGGCATGGCCGGGCCGATCCGGGCCGAACGCCTTGGCTTGGCCATGCGCGCCTTGCAGGAAGCCTGCCGGCGCGGCGATGTCGCGGCCTGCCGGCAAGGCCACATCCAGGCCAAGCTGGAACTGGCGGCCGTACTCGCTGTGGTGCGCGCCCATCCCTACCTGATCCAGGACGCCTGA
- a CDS encoding DUF362 domain-containing protein, giving the protein MTAADLETPRRFTRRQAVKLAAAAGLVAAGGLAIPPLLKEKLQASVFVAKAADYGVDLGGIVRRGMAELGLTSREIAGKRVLLKPNLVEPHAGAGHINTHPLVVRAVAEAFLALGAASVVVAEGAGHRRDAYLVLEESGLADILAREKLPFFDLNNGPVAPVNNLGGFSKLGDLWLPELITRTDMVVSVAKMKTHHWAGVTLSMKNLFGVMPGVVYGWPKNVLHFAGIEPSILDINATVRPDFAIVDGIVGMDGDGPIMGDPAAAGVLVMGRSAVAVDATSCRIMGIDPGRVGYLRQADGRLGTIEAGRIEQRGESPAAVRRDFALLDYVPAQQGLRLGR; this is encoded by the coding sequence ATGACCGCCGCCGATTTGGAAACGCCTCGCCGCTTTACCCGTCGCCAAGCAGTCAAGCTGGCTGCCGCGGCCGGTCTTGTGGCTGCCGGCGGATTGGCCATCCCTCCCCTGCTCAAGGAAAAACTCCAGGCCTCGGTCTTCGTGGCCAAGGCGGCGGATTACGGCGTCGATCTGGGGGGGATTGTGCGCCGGGGCATGGCCGAATTGGGCCTTACGTCCCGGGAAATTGCCGGCAAGCGGGTGCTACTGAAGCCCAATCTGGTCGAGCCCCATGCCGGGGCCGGGCATATCAATACCCATCCCCTGGTGGTGCGGGCGGTTGCCGAGGCTTTTTTGGCTCTGGGGGCGGCTTCGGTGGTGGTGGCCGAGGGGGCCGGGCATCGCCGCGACGCCTATCTGGTGCTGGAGGAATCGGGGCTGGCCGACATACTGGCCCGGGAAAAGCTGCCGTTTTTCGACCTCAACAACGGCCCGGTGGCCCCGGTCAACAATCTCGGCGGGTTCAGCAAGCTTGGCGATCTCTGGCTGCCGGAGCTGATCACCCGCACAGACATGGTGGTGTCGGTGGCCAAGATGAAGACCCATCACTGGGCCGGGGTCACCTTGTCCATGAAAAACCTGTTTGGCGTCATGCCGGGCGTGGTCTACGGCTGGCCCAAAAACGTGCTGCATTTTGCCGGCATCGAGCCGTCGATCCTGGACATCAACGCCACGGTGCGGCCGGATTTCGCCATTGTCGACGGCATTGTGGGCATGGACGGCGACGGCCCCATCATGGGGGACCCGGCTGCGGCCGGGGTGCTGGTCATGGGGCGCAGCGCCGTGGCCGTTGACGCCACAAGCTGCCGGATCATGGGCATCGATCCCGGGCGCGTCGGCTATCTGCGCCAGGCCGACGGCCGGCTGGGGACCATCGAGGCCGGACGGATCGAACAGCGCGGCGAATCCCCGGCCGCCGTACGCCGTGATTTCGCCCTGCTTGACTACGTGCCGGCCCAACAGGGCCTGCGGCTTGGCCGCTAG
- a CDS encoding putative hemolysin, translating to MRVVYLAVLVVVLTTALAAPAAAQLIGMANPASTLCVATGGELVISDSAQGQSGVCIYDGGLAIEEWSLYRLFSGATWLSGF from the coding sequence ATGCGCGTTGTGTACTTGGCCGTCCTGGTTGTGGTCCTGACCACCGCCCTCGCCGCCCCGGCTGCGGCCCAACTGATCGGCATGGCCAATCCGGCTTCGACCTTGTGCGTCGCCACCGGCGGCGAACTGGTCATCAGCGACAGCGCCCAAGGCCAAAGCGGCGTCTGTATCTACGACGGCGGACTGGCTATCGAGGAATGGTCGCTCTACCGTCTGTTTTCCGGCGCGACCTGGCTCTCGGGCTTTTAG
- a CDS encoding formyltransferase family protein, producing the protein MPLTLILLSANEDAATLLQMLSAHGRNVELRHVVDLPGLRAQVTRLGPKARLLSYLSNVIVPADCLSAFSHGAYNIHPASPQYPGTAPEAWAAYERAATFGATLHVMDERIDAGTIIDAEIIPVTGAKDRPGLAKVARQALSLLMLRVAPLITNEAPITPIRSQSWGATKRTIADFERMCRLTPDITKEEFEHRLMCFGPPGPVEFSMDLHGWRFIMEAPGGIMGHLDPPQADRMLGWARDSTAPSVRQEIKLTVDGQDFLLTANDFRPDVAAAGFGDGYSGFVWDVPAQFRDGRPHRVEATCKGRPVPGSPRLAVFPRQENPQSPA; encoded by the coding sequence ATGCCCCTGACGCTTATCCTGCTTTCCGCCAATGAAGACGCCGCAACCCTCCTGCAGATGCTTTCCGCCCACGGCCGAAACGTCGAGTTGCGCCACGTTGTCGATTTACCCGGTCTTCGCGCCCAGGTGACGCGTCTGGGTCCCAAAGCCCGCCTGCTCTCCTATCTGTCCAACGTCATCGTGCCGGCCGACTGTCTGTCCGCTTTTTCGCATGGGGCCTACAATATCCATCCAGCCTCGCCCCAATATCCCGGGACAGCCCCCGAGGCCTGGGCCGCCTACGAACGCGCCGCGACCTTCGGCGCGACCCTGCACGTCATGGACGAACGCATTGACGCCGGAACGATCATCGATGCCGAAATCATCCCTGTCACCGGAGCCAAGGATCGCCCCGGCCTGGCCAAAGTGGCCAGGCAAGCCCTGTCGCTCCTCATGCTGCGCGTCGCTCCCCTGATCACCAATGAAGCCCCCATCACTCCGATCCGGTCCCAGTCCTGGGGCGCGACCAAACGCACCATCGCCGATTTCGAACGCATGTGCCGCCTCACCCCGGACATCACCAAGGAAGAGTTCGAACATCGCCTGATGTGCTTTGGCCCTCCGGGACCGGTGGAATTTTCCATGGACCTGCATGGATGGCGTTTTATCATGGAAGCCCCGGGCGGCATCATGGGACATCTTGACCCGCCCCAGGCCGACCGGATGCTCGGCTGGGCCCGCGATTCGACTGCTCCCTCTGTCCGGCAGGAGATCAAACTGACCGTGGATGGCCAGGACTTTCTGCTGACCGCCAACGACTTCCGCCCCGACGTGGCGGCGGCAGGCTTTGGCGACGGCTATTCAGGCTTTGTCTGGGACGTGCCGGCCCAATTCCGCGACGGCCGCCCCCATCGCGTCGAGGCCACCTGCAAGGGGCGTCCGGTGCCCGGCAGCCCCAGACTGGCCGTGTTTCCCCGCCAGGAAAACCCGCAATCCCCGGCCTGA
- a CDS encoding LysM peptidoglycan-binding domain-containing protein, producing the protein MHLPRLFLFCALPACLIPGLLLAAATAPAPALGSDAGEAQYTIQPGDTLTRIARKFGLTPEALARANTIDKTQHIIAGNVLRLPVTPPENHPAPAKEAPAVQPLDKPSAAVLARQSTLSQASVPAPAPASAPTSKPTVTPAAAPAPAPAPTRAAAPAAAPALAAAPAPAAAPAPAAAPAPAAAPAPAAAPAPAAAPAPAAAPAPAAAPAAAPVPAAKPAAPTKAEAPAPQPTQAPEPEETTGIPDSPAKLAVGVYANPVLGSLRISQTATGISMTRDNQTIPMRHLLYGIFDGSDSTGTVHGLRLEFANDGQVASLLYSTNSAKDIRFTRVKK; encoded by the coding sequence ATGCACCTGCCGCGCCTGTTTCTGTTTTGCGCCCTCCCGGCCTGCCTGATCCCGGGCCTGCTCTTGGCTGCCGCCACGGCTCCGGCCCCCGCTCTCGGGAGCGATGCCGGGGAGGCCCAATACACCATTCAGCCCGGCGACACCCTCACCCGTATCGCCCGAAAATTCGGCCTGACGCCCGAGGCCTTGGCCCGGGCCAATACCATCGACAAAACCCAGCACATTATAGCGGGCAACGTCCTGCGTCTGCCCGTGACGCCGCCAGAGAACCATCCGGCCCCAGCCAAGGAGGCCCCTGCTGTCCAGCCCCTGGACAAACCCTCCGCTGCGGTCTTGGCCCGACAATCCACGCTGAGCCAGGCTTCTGTCCCTGCTCCTGCCCCGGCATCCGCCCCGACCTCCAAGCCGACTGTCACTCCGGCCGCTGCCCCGGCTCCGGCTCCGGCTCCAACTCGGGCAGCTGCTCCGGCCGCTGCTCCGGCTCTGGCCGCTGCTCCGGCTCCGGCCGCTGCCCCGGCTCCGGCTGCTGCTCCGGCTCCGGCTGCTGCCCCGGCTCCGGCTGCTGCTCCGGCTCCGGCTGCTGCCCCGGCTCCGGCTGCTGCTCCGGCTCCGGCTGCTGCTCCGGCCGCTGCTCCGGTTCCGGCCGCCAAACCGGCCGCGCCGACCAAAGCCGAAGCGCCTGCGCCGCAGCCAACCCAAGCCCCAGAACCGGAGGAAACGACGGGAATCCCGGACAGCCCGGCCAAGCTGGCCGTCGGCGTCTACGCCAATCCCGTACTCGGCTCCCTGCGCATCAGCCAAACCGCCACAGGCATCAGCATGACCCGGGACAACCAGACCATCCCCATGCGCCACCTGCTCTATGGCATCTTCGACGGTTCAGACAGCACCGGAACCGTCCACGGCTTGCGCCTGGAATTCGCCAACGACGGGCAGGTCGCTTCACTGCTTTACAGCACAAATTCCGCCAAGGACATTCGCTTCACCCGGGTCAAAAAATGA
- a CDS encoding HDOD domain-containing protein — MPTIPFSQIRAGMVLAAEIESPDGRYRLPAGTVLAESHLKWLRGWRIREIEATPDSATGPSQAAPAEPAGTPEEAVRRRFAPLPADEPLTMALTELALARAEALATVRPVRPPACGRESLTSLPSPEAILAADPVLVSLPEVFMRIREVLSDPASTVEEAAAVISKDPSLTAKLLKLVNSAFYARTLRVSGGLPPGPVDTLSRAVMLLGLNQLSTLAMGVSVMPLFKDIPAGCIDMRQFWRHSIGVGLVAKLLAVRMHDPSPERFFVAGLLHDIGRLVLYKQVPAAAGASLAAAAASGRHLVAVERELFGFDHGELGGMLLRKWRFPESLEQAVWRHHAPVSGEVPQEPSIVCVADMIAGAVLPGSSGERLVPCFDPAAWEAVGLTPADLPELVETAEAHFEVICAMFA, encoded by the coding sequence ATGCCCACGATTCCCTTTTCCCAGATCCGGGCCGGCATGGTGCTCGCCGCCGAGATCGAAAGCCCTGACGGCCGCTACCGGCTGCCCGCCGGCACGGTGCTGGCCGAGAGCCATCTCAAGTGGTTGCGCGGCTGGCGCATCCGCGAAATCGAGGCCACCCCGGATTCCGCTACAGGCCCTTCCCAGGCAGCCCCGGCCGAACCTGCCGGCACGCCCGAAGAAGCGGTGCGGCGACGGTTTGCCCCGCTGCCGGCCGACGAGCCGCTGACCATGGCCTTGACCGAGCTGGCCCTGGCCCGGGCCGAGGCCCTGGCAACCGTGCGTCCGGTGCGCCCGCCGGCCTGCGGTCGCGAAAGCCTGACCAGTCTGCCCAGCCCGGAAGCCATCCTGGCGGCTGATCCGGTCCTCGTTTCCCTGCCCGAAGTCTTCATGCGCATCCGCGAGGTGTTAAGCGACCCGGCCTCCACCGTGGAAGAGGCCGCCGCCGTCATCAGCAAAGACCCAAGCCTGACGGCCAAGCTCTTAAAGCTCGTCAACAGCGCCTTTTACGCCCGCACCCTGCGCGTGTCCGGCGGCCTGCCCCCAGGTCCCGTGGACACCCTGTCCCGGGCGGTCATGTTGCTCGGCTTGAACCAGCTCTCGACGCTGGCCATGGGTGTTTCCGTCATGCCCCTTTTCAAGGACATCCCGGCCGGCTGCATCGACATGCGCCAGTTCTGGCGGCATTCCATAGGGGTGGGGCTGGTGGCCAAACTGCTGGCCGTTCGGATGCACGATCCCAGTCCGGAACGGTTTTTCGTGGCCGGGCTGCTCCACGACATCGGCCGGCTGGTGCTGTACAAACAGGTGCCGGCGGCGGCCGGGGCGTCCCTGGCCGCAGCAGCGGCTTCGGGACGCCATCTGGTCGCGGTCGAGCGGGAACTCTTTGGCTTCGACCATGGGGAGCTTGGCGGCATGTTATTGCGGAAGTGGCGGTTTCCCGAGAGCCTGGAGCAGGCCGTGTGGCGGCATCATGCCCCGGTGTCCGGAGAGGTGCCCCAGGAGCCGTCCATTGTCTGCGTGGCCGACATGATTGCCGGCGCGGTCCTGCCCGGCAGCAGCGGCGAGCGCCTGGTGCCCTGCTTCGACCCCGCCGCCTGGGAGGCCGTGGGCCTGACCCCGGCCGATCTGCCGGAACTGGTGGAAACGGCCGAAGCCCACTTCGAAGTCATCTGCGCCATGTTCGCCTAA
- a CDS encoding Rossmann fold nucleotide-binding protein, protein MTVSPLLTGDGQLVDIGDIRYNDDLAAPQAFGLMRFSHTSDALRGLVRDLRDRAVRESRPLTDFMDISGRSGHSRIGLDIHLTGEAPQVSDSARTVELPVAVTALNAALAESLADLRGLCCDGGVDFGRLFIPRGPAVGRAGIAEAMERGWLLLPQRHSVAEDGVVEIVLEDLRYILSARLLGVGRNFAEMVVKGKHGLGIFQSLAPTGLPDALAAKDFMVGAVHIALGPFTAFLERPTNRDGVFHLASRLLDGIRTTGISTPRQVELYNSGEAAAETDGLAVRLRLYPPDVRVARLAERVLIAGHSREVLAAGVDFADLTDIFNPVASRALFDEVTDDPADGGIYGRILMPGKMITIPWEQEEGVWLREFQWRLIYEYARGNVPEGVLEGEEIPKRMRPFLDDLKYVGGEQKLSKVFVADALPPADTLRVLKRNGIGVVAARGMGCAPGKTCRPPFFRMDQTLYEELVRLEGEGMRFYLLLEYNGQAQMREFFRGLWVTREGREHLPRIHTTMAMFGSACDVLGPVLAEPIAAFLKKMRDHPRLGEGFAVAHGSGPGVMRIVDDAAAALGIFRLGVGIDAEEIGQIPNFEPQAVAQFTNLAMNTRQDILDRRSLFKIFNLGGFGTSYEVNMALTFLKIGQCLPAPYIFIDPVGFGPGGEPFWRQTIQQFQTLSSDLAGGGHTLGPLGPRWVVNCCHEVGTYEEGYAVMAAFVNDPAAYWRERGIAQSRVRFARDNLKKAGVAIAPYIEEALEGE, encoded by the coding sequence ATGACCGTATCCCCGCTTCTTACCGGCGACGGCCAGCTCGTCGATATCGGCGACATCCGCTACAACGACGATCTGGCCGCGCCCCAGGCCTTTGGCCTCATGCGCTTTTCCCATACCAGCGACGCCCTACGCGGCCTTGTGCGCGATCTGCGCGACCGGGCTGTCCGCGAATCCCGACCGCTGACCGATTTCATGGACATAAGCGGCCGCAGCGGCCATTCGCGCATTGGCCTGGACATCCACCTGACCGGCGAGGCGCCCCAAGTGTCCGACAGCGCCCGCACCGTGGAGCTGCCAGTGGCGGTTACGGCCTTAAACGCCGCCCTGGCCGAGTCCCTGGCCGATCTGCGCGGGCTTTGCTGCGACGGGGGCGTGGATTTCGGGCGGCTTTTCATCCCCCGGGGGCCGGCCGTTGGCCGGGCCGGGATTGCCGAGGCCATGGAGCGGGGCTGGCTCCTGCTTCCCCAGCGCCACAGCGTGGCCGAGGACGGGGTGGTGGAGATCGTACTGGAAGACCTGCGCTATATCCTGTCCGCGCGGTTGCTCGGGGTGGGCCGCAATTTTGCCGAGATGGTGGTCAAGGGCAAGCATGGCCTGGGCATTTTCCAGAGTCTGGCCCCAACCGGCCTGCCGGATGCCCTGGCGGCCAAGGATTTCATGGTCGGGGCCGTGCATATTGCCCTTGGGCCGTTTACCGCTTTTCTGGAGCGCCCCACCAACCGCGACGGCGTCTTCCATCTGGCTTCGCGCCTGCTCGACGGCATCCGCACCACAGGCATCAGCACGCCGCGCCAGGTGGAACTCTACAACAGCGGCGAGGCAGCGGCAGAGACGGACGGCCTGGCCGTGCGCCTGCGGCTCTATCCGCCGGACGTGCGGGTGGCCCGGCTGGCCGAGCGGGTGCTCATTGCCGGCCACAGTCGGGAGGTCCTGGCTGCCGGCGTCGATTTCGCCGACCTGACCGACATCTTCAATCCCGTGGCCAGCCGGGCGCTTTTCGACGAAGTGACCGATGATCCGGCCGACGGCGGCATCTACGGCCGCATCCTCATGCCCGGCAAGATGATCACCATCCCCTGGGAACAGGAGGAGGGCGTGTGGTTGCGGGAATTCCAATGGCGGCTGATTTACGAATACGCCCGGGGCAACGTCCCGGAGGGCGTCCTTGAGGGCGAGGAAATTCCCAAGCGGATGCGCCCGTTTCTGGACGACCTCAAGTACGTTGGCGGCGAACAGAAGCTGTCCAAGGTCTTTGTGGCCGACGCACTGCCGCCGGCCGACACGCTGCGGGTGCTCAAGCGCAACGGCATCGGCGTGGTGGCGGCCCGGGGCATGGGCTGCGCCCCGGGCAAGACCTGCCGGCCGCCCTTTTTCCGCATGGACCAGACGCTTTATGAAGAGCTGGTGCGCCTTGAGGGCGAGGGGATGCGGTTTTACCTGCTGCTCGAATACAACGGCCAGGCCCAGATGCGGGAATTTTTCCGGGGCCTGTGGGTGACCCGGGAAGGGCGGGAACATCTGCCGCGCATCCACACCACCATGGCCATGTTCGGCTCGGCCTGCGACGTGCTCGGACCGGTCCTGGCCGAACCCATCGCCGCCTTTTTGAAAAAGATGCGCGACCATCCGCGCCTGGGCGAGGGCTTTGCCGTGGCCCACGGCTCGGGGCCGGGAGTCATGCGCATTGTCGACGACGCGGCCGCGGCCCTTGGCATCTTCCGCCTCGGCGTTGGCATCGACGCCGAGGAAATCGGCCAGATTCCCAATTTCGAACCCCAGGCCGTGGCCCAGTTCACCAATCTGGCCATGAACACCCGTCAAGACATCCTGGACCGGCGTTCGCTCTTTAAGATCTTTAATCTCGGCGGTTTCGGCACCAGCTACGAAGTGAACATGGCGCTTACCTTCTTAAAGATCGGCCAGTGTCTGCCCGCGCCCTACATCTTCATCGACCCGGTGGGCTTTGGCCCGGGCGGTGAGCCGTTCTGGCGGCAGACCATCCAGCAGTTTCAGACGCTGAGCAGCGATCTGGCCGGCGGCGGCCACACCCTTGGCCCGCTTGGGCCACGCTGGGTGGTCAACTGCTGCCACGAGGTGGGAACCTACGAAGAGGGCTACGCCGTTATGGCCGCCTTTGTGAACGACCCGGCCGCCTATTGGCGGGAACGCGGCATCGCCCAAAGCCGGGTGCGCTTTGCCCGGGACAATCTCAAAAAGGCCGGCGTGGCCATCGCACCTTACATCGAAGAAGCGTTGGAAGGGGAATAG
- a CDS encoding NADH-quinone oxidoreductase subunit N has product MTAFVAAYFPHLSLALGGLAILLAACFRRTPTALFPVLAGLAALLPGWWGVSGPEGASGISCFYAALLSGITLATVGLTARYAARRGFAGDALYGLLLWSALGMLLLAESDDWLMLIVGLELASLCLYAVVAARLSDPLGTEAALKYFLPGAMALAVLVFGAALVFAGSGSLVIAESLAVGGPLVTAGLALALVGIGFKLSLAPVHLWTPDVYQGAPAPIAAFLSTGSKAATAAALLHVCAEASPEARELLWPALAGVAALTMAVGNVGAITQKSIKRVLAYSSIAQMGYIAMAAMAVDEGGGEAALFYLAAFALMDLGAFGAVGLLSGETGDRDAIEAYRGLGYVHPWRAGALAVSLLSLAGLPPTAGFIGKFLVFGAALRAGYVGLAAFGIVTAVIGIFYALRIVAALYMQNDVAAHPVIPALAGPAGSAALWAMAAGLLLLGLFPGALLGPLARLFGGV; this is encoded by the coding sequence ATGACCGCCTTTGTCGCCGCCTATTTCCCGCACCTCTCCCTGGCCCTTGGGGGGCTGGCCATCCTGCTGGCCGCCTGTTTTCGCCGCACCCCGACCGCCCTGTTCCCGGTCCTGGCCGGTCTGGCCGCCCTGCTCCCGGGCTGGTGGGGCGTGTCCGGCCCTGAAGGGGCCAGCGGCATCAGCTGCTTTTACGCCGCCCTCCTCTCGGGCATCACCCTGGCCACGGTGGGGCTCACCGCCCGCTATGCCGCCCGTCGGGGCTTTGCCGGCGACGCCCTCTACGGCCTGCTTCTGTGGTCGGCCCTGGGCATGTTGCTTCTGGCCGAGTCCGACGACTGGCTCATGCTGATCGTCGGGCTGGAACTGGCCTCGCTTTGCCTCTACGCCGTGGTGGCCGCCCGCCTGTCCGACCCGCTGGGCACCGAGGCGGCGCTCAAATATTTCCTGCCCGGGGCCATGGCCCTGGCTGTTTTGGTTTTTGGCGCGGCCCTGGTCTTTGCCGGCAGCGGCAGCCTCGTCATTGCCGAATCCCTGGCCGTGGGCGGTCCCCTGGTGACGGCCGGTCTGGCCCTGGCCCTGGTTGGCATCGGGTTCAAGCTGTCCCTGGCCCCGGTCCATCTGTGGACCCCGGACGTCTATCAGGGCGCGCCCGCCCCCATCGCCGCCTTCCTCTCCACCGGCTCCAAGGCGGCCACGGCCGCCGCCCTGCTCCATGTCTGCGCCGAAGCCTCGCCCGAGGCCCGGGAACTGCTCTGGCCGGCCCTGGCCGGGGTGGCCGCCCTGACCATGGCCGTCGGCAATGTCGGGGCCATCACCCAGAAAAGCATCAAGCGCGTCCTGGCCTATTCCTCCATCGCCCAGATGGGCTACATCGCCATGGCGGCCATGGCCGTGGACGAGGGCGGCGGCGAGGCGGCGCTGTTTTATCTGGCCGCCTTTGCCCTGATGGATCTGGGAGCCTTCGGCGCGGTGGGACTGCTTTCCGGAGAAACCGGCGACCGCGACGCCATCGAGGCCTACCGGGGCCTGGGCTACGTCCATCCCTGGCGGGCCGGAGCCTTGGCCGTGAGCCTTTTGTCCCTGGCCGGACTGCCGCCCACGGCGGGTTTCATCGGGAAGTTTCTGGTCTTTGGCGCGGCCCTTCGGGCCGGCTACGTGGGACTGGCCGCCTTTGGCATCGTAACGGCGGTGATCGGCATCTTCTACGCGCTGCGCATCGTGGCCGCACTCTACATGCAAAATGACGTCGCGGCCCATCCGGTCATTCCGGCCCTGGCCGGACCGGCCGGCAGCGCAGCCCTGTGGGCCATGGCCGCGGGCCTGCTGCTCCTGGGCCTGTTCCCGGGCGCGCTCCTCGGCCCCCTGGCCCGCCTGTTCGGTGGGGTGTAG